In a genomic window of Streptomyces kaniharaensis:
- a CDS encoding STM4012 family radical SAM protein, translating into MTTVPPRHDSPYQSYVYAYPHKTAYRPLPHRPALRDLWAGEAQHALSLYLHIPFCEVRCGFCNLFTRIGSPEGLTTAYLDALERQAGAARAALDEGARFAVAAFGGGTPTYLTAAELERLCDIADRRMGADLRAIPLSVEASPATATADRLEVLAARGTTRLSLGVQSFVDAEARSAVRPQKRAEVEAALGRIRAAGFPVLNIDLIYGIGGQTEASWLHSLDAALAWQPEELYLYPLYVRPLTGLARRGRPEDGPPEGGRQESLSAWDARRLALYRTGRDHLLAHGYEQVSMRMFRRAASPHAGASEYACQTDGMVGLGCGARSYTSRLHYSFDYAVNAAEVRGIIDDYVATDDFRRAEVGHAMTGDEPRRRHLVQSLLQAEGMPLAEYRARFGSSPAEDFPVELAELSARGWLADDPEHLLLTPEGLAHSDAAGPMLFSPEVQALMADYEAK; encoded by the coding sequence ATGACCACGGTACCCCCGCGCCACGACTCGCCCTACCAGTCGTACGTCTACGCCTACCCGCACAAGACCGCCTACCGCCCGCTGCCCCATCGCCCGGCGCTGCGCGACCTCTGGGCCGGCGAGGCGCAGCACGCCCTCTCGCTCTACCTGCACATCCCGTTCTGCGAGGTCCGGTGCGGCTTCTGCAACCTGTTCACCCGGATCGGCAGCCCCGAGGGCCTGACCACGGCGTACCTGGACGCATTGGAGCGTCAGGCCGGCGCCGCCCGCGCCGCGCTGGACGAGGGTGCCCGGTTCGCGGTGGCCGCGTTCGGCGGCGGCACGCCCACCTACCTCACCGCCGCCGAGCTGGAGCGGCTGTGCGACATCGCCGACCGGCGGATGGGCGCCGACCTGCGGGCGATACCCCTCTCGGTGGAGGCCTCGCCCGCCACCGCGACGGCCGACCGGCTGGAGGTGCTAGCCGCCCGGGGGACCACGCGGCTGAGCCTGGGTGTGCAGTCCTTCGTGGACGCGGAGGCCCGTTCCGCCGTCCGTCCTCAGAAGCGCGCCGAGGTGGAGGCCGCGCTCGGCCGGATCCGCGCCGCCGGCTTCCCGGTCCTCAACATCGACCTGATCTACGGCATCGGCGGCCAGACCGAGGCGAGTTGGCTGCACTCGCTGGACGCCGCGCTCGCCTGGCAGCCCGAGGAGCTGTACCTCTACCCGCTGTACGTCCGGCCCCTCACCGGCCTGGCGCGGCGCGGCCGGCCGGAGGACGGCCCGCCGGAGGGCGGCCGACAGGAGAGCCTGTCCGCCTGGGACGCCCGGCGGCTGGCCCTCTACCGCACCGGGCGAGACCACCTGCTCGCCCACGGGTACGAGCAGGTGTCGATGCGGATGTTCCGCCGTGCCGCCTCCCCGCACGCGGGCGCGAGCGAGTACGCGTGCCAGACGGACGGCATGGTCGGCCTCGGCTGCGGTGCCCGCTCGTACACGTCACGGCTGCACTACTCCTTCGACTACGCGGTGAACGCCGCCGAGGTCCGCGGCATCATCGACGACTACGTGGCCACCGACGACTTCCGCCGGGCCGAGGTCGGCCACGCCATGACGGGCGACGAGCCGCGCCGCCGGCACCTCGTCCAGTCGCTCCTGCAGGCCGAGGGCATGCCGCTGGCCGAGTACCGCGCCCGTTTCGGCAGCAGTCCCGCCGAGGACTTCCCGGTCGAGCTCGCCGAGTTGAGTGCGCGCGGCTGGCTGGCCGACGATCCGGAGCACCTTCTCCTCACGCCGGAGGGGTTGGCACACTCGGACGCAGCCGGGCCGATGCTGTTCTCGCCCGAGGTCCAGGCCCTGATGGCCGACTACGAGGCGAAATGA
- a CDS encoding STM4013/SEN3800 family hydrolase: protein MNAVVGTHDLLLVTLDTLRFDVAEELAAAGRIPNLAAHLPGDRWERRHAPGSFTYASHQAMLAGFLPTPASPDGPHPRLFAARFAGSESTAPRTWVFDAPDLPTALGAAGYRTVCIGGVGFFNKQGPLGSVLPGLFQESHWEPEMGVPSSTSFEAQVARAELVAAEQPAGQPLFLFLNVSALHQPNWFHLPGATREHGDSRASHAAALEYVDAHIGRLFAAMSARRPCFAIVCSDHGTAYGEDGYTGHRIGHEVVWTVPYAHFTIPTTGETTAEEPA, encoded by the coding sequence ATGAACGCCGTCGTGGGCACCCACGACCTGTTGCTGGTCACCCTCGACACCCTCCGCTTCGACGTCGCCGAGGAGCTGGCGGCCGCCGGCCGCATCCCGAACCTCGCCGCCCATCTCCCCGGTGACCGCTGGGAGCGCCGGCACGCGCCCGGCAGCTTCACGTACGCCTCCCACCAGGCGATGCTGGCCGGCTTCCTGCCCACCCCAGCCTCGCCGGACGGCCCACACCCGCGCCTGTTCGCGGCCCGCTTCGCCGGCTCGGAGAGCACCGCACCGCGCACCTGGGTCTTCGACGCGCCCGACCTGCCGACCGCGCTCGGCGCGGCCGGGTACCGGACGGTCTGCATCGGCGGTGTCGGCTTCTTCAACAAGCAGGGCCCGCTCGGCTCGGTGCTCCCCGGCCTCTTCCAGGAGAGCCACTGGGAGCCCGAGATGGGTGTGCCGTCCTCGACGTCGTTCGAGGCGCAGGTCGCCCGGGCCGAGCTGGTCGCCGCCGAACAGCCTGCCGGGCAGCCGCTGTTCCTGTTCCTGAACGTCTCGGCGCTGCACCAGCCGAACTGGTTCCACCTGCCCGGCGCCACCCGCGAGCACGGCGACTCCCGAGCCAGCCACGCCGCCGCGCTGGAGTACGTGGACGCCCACATCGGCCGGCTGTTCGCGGCGATGAGCGCGCGCCGCCCGTGCTTCGCGATCGTCTGCTCCGACCACGGCACCGCGTACGGGGAGGACGGCTACACCGGCCACCGGATCGGCCACGAGGTGGTCTGGACGGTCCCGTACGCGCACTTCACGATCCCGACCACCGGCGAGACCACCGCCGAGGAGCCCGCATGA
- a CDS encoding STM4014 family protein has translation MTTRLTVLGNPGHRRVTLFAAAARAAGLPEPAVLPWLDVLRGGYRVPEDGLLRIESPGEEPAVDELLRGPALGPSYAPTRVEGTAAWYAGVMAALRGLAALPGVRLLGDPEEIAVMFDKRRAHALLAAAGVPVPRALGGSDVTGWEDLRGRLREAGLHRVFVKPAHGSSASGVVALEFGPRGQVQATTSVELADGGLHNSLRVRRYRGEPEVAAIVDRLAPDGLHVEQWVPKAAQSGRSADLRVVVVAGRATHAVVRTSSRPMTNLHLGGARGSLDLAREAAGPAWPDLLETAERAAACLPGSPMVGVDVLPVAGWRRALVGEVNAFGDLLPNLTGLPGGPAEGLDTYGAQLAALTAIHPQITEPAR, from the coding sequence ATGACCACGCGGCTGACCGTTCTCGGCAACCCGGGCCACCGGCGGGTGACGTTGTTCGCCGCTGCGGCCCGGGCCGCAGGCCTGCCCGAACCCGCTGTCCTGCCCTGGCTGGACGTGCTGCGTGGCGGGTACCGGGTGCCCGAGGACGGTCTGCTGCGGATCGAGTCGCCCGGCGAGGAGCCGGCGGTGGACGAACTGCTTCGCGGCCCGGCGCTCGGCCCGTCCTACGCACCCACCCGGGTGGAGGGCACGGCCGCCTGGTACGCCGGCGTGATGGCCGCGCTGCGCGGCCTGGCCGCGCTCCCGGGCGTGCGGCTGCTCGGCGATCCCGAGGAGATCGCCGTGATGTTCGACAAGCGCCGGGCACACGCGCTGCTCGCCGCAGCCGGAGTACCCGTCCCGCGCGCACTCGGCGGCTCCGACGTCACCGGCTGGGAGGACCTGCGCGGGCGGTTGCGCGAGGCAGGCCTGCACCGGGTGTTCGTCAAGCCCGCTCACGGCTCCTCCGCCTCCGGGGTGGTGGCGCTGGAGTTCGGCCCACGCGGGCAGGTGCAGGCCACCACCTCGGTCGAGCTGGCCGACGGCGGGCTGCACAACTCGCTGCGCGTTCGCCGATACCGAGGCGAGCCCGAGGTGGCCGCGATCGTCGACCGGCTCGCACCCGACGGGCTGCACGTCGAGCAGTGGGTCCCGAAGGCCGCGCAGTCCGGCCGCTCGGCGGACCTGCGCGTCGTCGTTGTCGCCGGGCGAGCCACCCACGCGGTGGTGCGCACCAGCTCCCGGCCAATGACCAACCTCCACCTCGGCGGCGCCCGGGGCAGCCTCGACCTCGCCCGCGAGGCCGCCGGCCCCGCCTGGCCCGACCTGCTGGAGACGGCGGAGCGCGCAGCGGCCTGCTTGCCCGGCTCGCCGATGGTCGGCGTCGACGTCCTGCCCGTGGCCGGCTGGCGGCGCGCCCTGGTCGGCGAGGTGAACGCCTTCGGCGACTTGCTGCCGAACCTCACCGGCCTGCCCGGCGGCCCGGCCGAGGGCCTGGACACCTACGGCGCGCAGCTGGCCGCCCTGACCGCCATCCACCCCCAGATCACGGAACCCGCCCGATGA
- a CDS encoding STM4015 family protein: MTVNHHLGHFHDLPVHSFTPGAAAQPAADAVAWRIALEYDAACDFAELWSTFLDTVDPATVRAVVIGSWWQRDYEPVKAAVAAIADEAERLPALEALFLGDVTYDECEISWLEMSDVTLLLTVFPSLTEFSVRGGTDLRLSPVRHDRLRSLRFEAGGLPSPVVRAVAASELPVLEELVLWLGVDEYGGDATIDDLGPFLDGARFPVLRHLGLANSEFQDEIASALAHAPVVARLETLDLSMGVLSDEGAAALLEGQPLTHLRAIDLHHHYLTEEMQERLREALPGVEVDLSEAEDEGEDPEDRYVAVAE, encoded by the coding sequence ATGACCGTCAACCACCACCTCGGGCACTTCCACGACCTGCCCGTCCACAGCTTCACCCCGGGCGCCGCCGCCCAGCCCGCCGCCGACGCCGTGGCCTGGCGGATCGCCCTGGAGTACGACGCCGCGTGCGACTTCGCGGAGCTCTGGAGCACCTTTCTCGACACGGTCGACCCGGCCACCGTCCGGGCCGTGGTGATCGGCTCCTGGTGGCAGCGGGACTACGAACCGGTCAAGGCCGCCGTTGCCGCCATCGCCGACGAGGCCGAGCGCCTGCCCGCGCTGGAGGCGCTGTTCCTGGGCGACGTGACGTACGACGAGTGCGAGATCTCCTGGCTGGAGATGAGCGATGTCACCCTGCTGCTGACGGTCTTCCCGTCCCTCACCGAATTCTCCGTGCGCGGCGGCACTGACCTGCGACTGAGCCCGGTGCGGCACGACCGACTGCGGTCCCTGCGCTTCGAGGCGGGCGGCCTGCCCTCCCCCGTCGTGCGCGCCGTGGCAGCCTCCGAACTGCCCGTGCTGGAGGAGCTGGTGCTCTGGCTCGGCGTCGACGAGTACGGCGGCGACGCGACCATCGACGATCTGGGGCCCTTCCTGGACGGCGCGCGCTTCCCCGTGCTGCGCCATCTCGGGCTGGCCAACAGCGAGTTCCAGGACGAGATCGCCTCCGCGCTCGCGCACGCGCCCGTCGTGGCCCGGCTCGAGACACTGGACCTGTCGATGGGTGTGCTGTCCGATGAGGGCGCCGCCGCCCTCCTGGAGGGCCAGCCGCTCACCCACCTGCGCGCCATCGACCTGCACCACCACTACCTCACCGAGGAGATGCAGGAGCGCCTGCGCGAGGCCCTGCCTGGGGTGGAGGTCGACCTCAGCGAGGCCGAGGACGAGGGCGAGGACCCCGAGGACCGCTACGTCGCGGTCGCCGAATAG